The Buteo buteo chromosome 23, bButBut1.hap1.1, whole genome shotgun sequence genome includes a window with the following:
- the CDK18 gene encoding cyclin-dependent kinase 18: MNKMKNFKRRFSLSVPRTETIEESLTEFTEQFNQLNNRRNEDLAQGHLQLGHLGRDFRADTSPISPSEVEGQSPMAVRYRNNNQRRFSMEDVSKRLSLPMDIRLPPEFLQKLQMESPEFPKPLSRMSRRASLSDIGFGKLETYVKLDKLGEGTYATVFKGRSKLTENLVALKEIRLEHEEGAPCTAIREVSLLKNLKHANIVTLHDIIHTERSLTLVFEYLDNDLKQYLDNCGNLMSVHNVKIFMFQLLRGLAYCHGRKILHRDLKPQNLLINERGELKLADFGLARAKSVPTKTYSNEVVTLWYRPPDVLLGSTEYSTPIDMWGVGCIHYEMVTGRPMFPGSTVKEELHLIFRLLGTPTEDTWPGITSNEEFKAYNFTQYRAQPLINHAPRLDSEGIDLLMNLLLYEAKGRISAEAALRHAYFKSLGERVHLLPDNVSIFSLKEIQLQKDPGYRGSAFQQSARGKNRRQSIF, from the exons ATGAACAAGATGAAAAACTTCAAGCGGAGGTTTTCACTCTCGGTTCCTCGGACGGAGACCATCGAGGAGTCGCTGACAGAGTTCACGGAGCAGTTCAACCAGCTCAACAACAGAAGGAATGAAG ACCTGGCTCAAGGGCACCTGCAGCTGGGACATCTGGGCAGGGACTTCCGAGCAGACACCAGCCCCATCTCCCCCTCTGAGGTGGAAGGCCAGTCCCCGATGGCCGTGCGCTACCGCAACAACAACCAGCGCCGTTTCTCCATGGAG GATGTCAGCAAGCGTCTTTCCCTGCCCATGGACATCCGCCTGCCCCCCGAGTTCTTGCAGAAGCTGCAGATGGAGAGCCCGGAGTTCCCCAAGCCCCTCAGCAGGATGTCCCGACGGGCTTCCCTC TCAGATATTGGGTTTGGGAAGCTGGAAACCTATGTTAAACTGGACAAACTGGGAGAG ggcaCTTATGCCACTGTCTTCAAGGGACGCAGCAAGCTGACCGAAAACCTCGTTGCCCTGAAGGAAATCCGCCTGGAGCACGAGGAAGGGGCACCTTGCACGGCCATACGGGAAG TGTCACTGCTGAAAAACCTGAAACACGCCAACATCGTGACCCTGCACGACATCATCCACACGGAGCGCTCCCTCACCCTCGTCTTCGAGTACctg GACAACGACCTCAAACAGTACCTCGACAACTGTGGGAACCTGATGAGCGTGCACAACGTGAAG aTCTTCATGTTCCAGCTGCTGCGTGGTCTGGCTTACTGTCACGGGAGAAAGATCCTGCACCGAGACCTCAAACCCCAGAACCTGCTCATCAACGAGAGAGGAGAGCTCAAGCTGGCTGACTTTG GACTAGCCAGAGCCAAGTCAGTCCCTACAAAAACGTATTCTAATGAAGTGGTCACGCTGTGGTACCGGCCCCCCGACGTCCTGCTGGGATCTACCGAATATTCCACACCCATCGACATGTG gGGTGTTGGGTGCATCCACTACGAGATGGTCACCGGCCGGCCCATGTTCCCCGGTTCCACGGTGAAAGAAGAGCTGCATTTGATCTTCAGGCTGCTGG GAACCCCAACAGAAGACACCTGGCCTGGAATAACATCCAACGAGGAGTTTAAGGCTTACAATTTCACCCAGTACCGAGCCCAGCCGTTAATAAATCACGCTCCAAG GCTGGACTCAGAAGGGATTGACTTGCTGATGAACCTCCTTCTG TACGAAGCCAAAGGCCGGATTTCGGCGGAGGCAGCCCTGCGGCACGCTTACTTCAAGAGCCTGGGAGAGCGGGTGCACCTCCTGCCTGACA ACGTCTCCATCTTCTCCCTGAAGGAGATCCAGCTTCAAAAGGACCCTGGCTACCGAGGCTCAGCCTTCCAGCAGTCAG cCCGAGGGAAGAACAGGAGGCAGAGTATATTTTAA